The following are encoded together in the Sphingomonas insulae genome:
- a CDS encoding MAPEG family protein produces the protein MSEPVAHQPPGRARDGVARGIGIGLGLTIAAVVIGYSRGAAATLESRAGTLGIAALILGLWLAAGIGDVARRRFRSDAAIDGGNRVDPGVDVANAILRNTAEQVLLAGIAYTSLTLLSDHARVPVALFAACFSAGRLLFWTGYRDGAEARALGFALTFYPSVAALLMAAVALIV, from the coding sequence GTGAGCGAGCCGGTGGCGCACCAACCGCCGGGCAGGGCGCGGGACGGCGTCGCGCGCGGCATCGGCATCGGCCTGGGGCTGACGATCGCCGCGGTCGTCATCGGTTACAGCCGCGGTGCCGCGGCAACGCTGGAAAGCCGCGCCGGCACGCTGGGTATCGCCGCGCTGATCCTGGGCCTGTGGCTGGCGGCGGGAATCGGAGACGTGGCGCGGCGGCGGTTTCGATCGGATGCCGCGATCGACGGCGGTAACCGGGTCGATCCCGGCGTCGACGTCGCGAATGCGATCCTGCGCAACACGGCGGAACAGGTGCTGCTCGCCGGCATCGCCTATACGTCGCTGACCCTGCTCAGCGATCACGCGCGCGTACCGGTGGCATTGTTCGCGGCCTGCTTCTCGGCCGGGCGGCTGTTGTTCTGGACCGGCTATCGCGACGGTGCGGAGGCGCGCGCGCTGGGCTTTGCGCTGACCTTCTATCCCAGCGTCGCGGCGCTGCTGATGGCGGCGGTGGCGCTGATCGTCTGA
- the fliG gene encoding flagellar motor switch protein FliG, protein MMLVGEEEAAAILQKLDPEEVRQLGSAMFAVADVSEQEMEDVLDDFVGKARERTGITFEPRPRIEAVMNRALGPEKAESVLARITPAEANCELELLDWLDASEIAQMIEKEHPQIAAVMIANLDPAVGGQVLELLPDAVQPDILHRIARLGPINPDAVETLKAVLANRRGSGGGRSGGNGPTLGGTREAAKILQGARKATEQRVMPKLFKIDKDVAKAIEEAMFVFDNLLDLDDKNLGTLIRNVDGDILARALKGVDETARGRFLGCMSARAADGIRDEMEARGPMKLAEVLEAQKAMIGIARNLAKDGTIVMGAGDDDYV, encoded by the coding sequence ATGATGCTGGTCGGCGAGGAAGAGGCCGCGGCCATCCTCCAGAAGCTCGATCCCGAAGAGGTGCGCCAGCTCGGCTCGGCGATGTTCGCGGTCGCCGACGTCTCCGAACAGGAGATGGAGGACGTGCTCGACGATTTCGTCGGCAAGGCGCGCGAGCGCACCGGCATCACCTTCGAACCGCGTCCGCGGATCGAGGCGGTGATGAATCGTGCGCTCGGGCCCGAGAAAGCGGAAAGCGTGCTGGCACGGATCACCCCTGCCGAAGCCAATTGCGAGCTGGAACTGCTCGACTGGCTCGATGCCAGCGAGATCGCGCAGATGATCGAGAAGGAGCATCCGCAGATCGCCGCAGTGATGATCGCCAACCTCGACCCCGCGGTCGGTGGCCAGGTGCTCGAACTGCTGCCCGATGCGGTGCAGCCCGACATCCTCCACCGCATCGCGCGACTGGGGCCGATCAATCCTGACGCGGTCGAGACGCTGAAGGCGGTGCTCGCCAATCGTCGCGGCAGTGGTGGCGGGCGTTCGGGCGGCAACGGCCCGACGCTGGGCGGCACGCGTGAGGCGGCGAAGATCCTGCAGGGCGCCCGCAAGGCGACCGAGCAGCGGGTGATGCCGAAACTATTCAAGATCGACAAGGACGTGGCGAAGGCGATCGAAGAGGCGATGTTCGTCTTCGACAACCTGCTCGACCTGGACGACAAGAATCTCGGTACGCTCATCCGCAACGTCGACGGCGACATCCTGGCGCGCGCCTTGAAGGGCGTCGACGAGACTGCGCGCGGCCGCTTCCTCGGCTGCATGTCGGCGCGCGCTGCCGATGGCATCCGCGACGAGATGGAGGCGCGCGGGCCGATGAAACTCGCCGAGGTGCTGGAGGCGCAGAAGGCGATGATCGGTATCGCCCGCAATCTCGCCAAGGACGGCACCATCGTGATGGGCGCGGGCGACGACGATTATGTCTGA
- the fliE gene encoding flagellar hook-basal body complex protein FliE: MSGVGGVGGVGGGAMSVDRVMQLRSQILERNQALSRASATETSAPAGATKPTSFADTLQDALKDVNAGQNKASALSESYERGETVDIAKVMLARQQASVGFEATLQVRNKLLSAYKDIMSMPV; encoded by the coding sequence ATGAGCGGCGTCGGTGGTGTAGGCGGAGTCGGGGGCGGCGCGATGAGCGTCGACCGGGTGATGCAGCTGCGTTCGCAGATCCTCGAACGCAATCAGGCGCTCAGCCGCGCGAGCGCGACTGAGACGAGCGCACCGGCGGGAGCGACGAAGCCGACCAGCTTCGCCGATACGCTTCAGGATGCGCTGAAGGACGTCAACGCCGGCCAGAACAAGGCATCGGCGCTGTCCGAAAGCTACGAACGCGGTGAGACGGTCGACATCGCCAAGGTCATGCTGGCGCGCCAGCAAGCCTCGGTCGGGTTCGAGGCGACGCTGCAGGTCCGCAACAAATTGCTGTCCGCCTACAAGGACATCATGAGCATGCCGGTGTAA
- a CDS encoding UbiH/UbiF/VisC/COQ6 family ubiquinone biosynthesis hydroxylase produces MDTDVIILGGGLVGATLALALDAHGVTSTVIDPADPAVMLAPGFDGRASAIASATGRMLDAIGIGAKLAGQGCAIRHIRVSDGLAPGKLDFRPDEGDGALGTMYENKLLRRALFETASAARHVDLRMQTRATDVVRGPAGVVATLDDGTTVRAPLLIAAEGRNSPTREAAGITVARWRYDHAAIVGAFHHEHSHEDIAFEIFYPSGPFALLPLPDDAIGHRSAIVWSVKGADGPAMMKLGDRAFLAEATKRMGGFLGELGAPSPRASYPLGFHHAARITAERLVLVGDAAHGIHPIAGQGLNLGLRDAATLAEVLVDGKRLGLDLGDPALLERYQRWRGLDTFMVAAATDTLTRLFGIPGKTASAVRRFGIGAVDRLPPLKDRFMAEARGESGTLPKLLQGLMV; encoded by the coding sequence ATGGACACAGACGTCATCATCCTGGGCGGTGGCCTGGTCGGCGCCACCCTGGCGCTCGCGCTCGATGCGCACGGGGTCACCAGCACCGTGATCGATCCGGCCGATCCGGCGGTGATGCTGGCGCCGGGATTCGACGGGCGCGCCTCGGCGATCGCCAGCGCCACGGGCCGCATGCTCGATGCGATCGGCATCGGGGCGAAGCTGGCGGGGCAGGGGTGTGCGATCCGCCATATCCGGGTCAGCGACGGCCTTGCCCCGGGCAAGCTCGATTTCCGTCCCGACGAGGGCGATGGCGCGCTCGGGACGATGTACGAGAACAAGCTGCTGCGCCGCGCACTGTTCGAAACGGCCAGTGCGGCGCGCCACGTCGACCTGCGCATGCAGACGCGCGCGACGGACGTGGTGCGCGGTCCCGCCGGCGTCGTGGCGACGCTGGACGACGGCACCACCGTACGGGCGCCGCTGCTGATCGCGGCGGAGGGGCGCAATTCGCCCACGCGGGAGGCGGCGGGGATCACCGTGGCCCGATGGCGATATGACCATGCCGCGATCGTCGGGGCCTTCCACCACGAACACAGTCACGAGGATATCGCCTTCGAGATCTTCTATCCGTCGGGACCGTTCGCATTGTTGCCGCTGCCCGACGATGCGATCGGCCACCGCTCGGCGATCGTCTGGTCGGTCAAGGGTGCGGACGGGCCGGCGATGATGAAGCTCGGCGATCGTGCGTTCCTGGCCGAAGCGACCAAGCGGATGGGCGGCTTCCTGGGCGAACTCGGCGCACCCAGCCCGCGGGCGAGCTATCCGCTGGGGTTCCACCATGCCGCGCGGATCACGGCCGAGCGGCTGGTGCTGGTCGGTGACGCCGCGCACGGCATCCACCCGATCGCTGGGCAGGGGCTCAACCTCGGCCTGCGCGATGCGGCGACGCTGGCGGAGGTGCTGGTCGATGGCAAGCGGCTGGGGCTCGACCTGGGCGATCCGGCGCTGCTCGAACGCTATCAGCGCTGGCGCGGACTGGACACGTTCATGGTCGCCGCGGCCACCGACACGCTGACCCGCCTGTTCGGCATTCCCGGCAAGACCGCAAGCGCGGTACGGCGATTCGGCATCGGCGCGGTCGACAGGCTGCCGCCGCTCAAGGACCGCTTCATGGCCGAGGCGCGGGGCGAGAGCGGCACCCTGCCCAAGCTGTTGCAGGGATTGATGGTGTGA
- a CDS encoding Trm112 family protein, whose amino-acid sequence MIDPWLLARLVCPVTRQPLRYDEAAQELVSEAAGLAYPIRAGVPVMLPEEARRLMDA is encoded by the coding sequence GTGATCGACCCCTGGCTGCTTGCCCGACTGGTCTGCCCGGTGACCCGGCAACCGCTACGCTATGACGAGGCCGCGCAGGAGCTGGTGTCGGAGGCCGCTGGCCTCGCCTATCCGATCCGCGCCGGCGTACCGGTGATGCTGCCCGAAGAGGCGCGGCGACTGATGGACGCCTGA
- a CDS encoding flagellin, translated as MRCDTAAEGKIERIWYPPRTCSQCGKKGKRVVKTVAGRQNISGRRPACITRAHDAPVRGPGTRWVGPDLPADRRATFSLKPPRAGPLSHLAARPSALGAAGKAAANWRTHMTVIGTNIASLRATNASTSANMALQTSMERLSTGKRINSAKDDAAGLAISTNMNAQVRGMNQAIRNANDGISLAQTAEGALGEVSNMLQRIRELSVQSASGTYGTDDRANLQAEVSQLTSQISDTLANTKFNGVPLFDTTLGDSTKAAGTAGNGTKTTIQTGADSGLTVDINIGNLSTVGSNYTTAKGKLTTVVASGGAAGTNVNDTRTVSKDDYAKGAKLGGATVTEADIGTVKTLQTGDNYFEADASTGTTATKTLSGIATQFDVGTAAKASATLGNVDTFQKTVSTVRANLGAAQNRLQSVVNNLTTNSTNLSDAKSRIEDADFSTETTALAKAQILSQASTAMLAQANQSQQGVLKLLQ; from the coding sequence TTGCGCTGCGACACGGCAGCGGAAGGAAAGATCGAACGCATTTGGTATCCCCCAAGGACATGCTCCCAATGCGGCAAGAAGGGTAAACGCGTCGTTAAAACGGTTGCCGGCCGGCAAAATATTTCCGGGCGCCGGCCCGCCTGCATCACGCGCGCGCACGACGCCCCCGTACGAGGCCCCGGCACGCGTTGGGTCGGACCCGATCTGCCGGCGGATCGGCGTGCAACTTTTTCGCTTAAGCCGCCGCGGGCCGGGCCGTTATCCCATCTGGCGGCTCGGCCCTCCGCTCTGGGGGCGGCGGGGAAGGCCGCAGCTAATTGGAGAACTCACATGACCGTTATCGGCACCAACATCGCTTCGCTGCGTGCGACGAATGCCTCGACCTCGGCCAACATGGCCCTGCAGACCTCGATGGAGCGTCTGTCGACGGGCAAGCGCATCAACTCGGCCAAGGACGACGCCGCCGGCCTCGCAATCTCGACCAACATGAACGCGCAGGTCCGCGGCATGAACCAGGCGATCCGCAACGCCAACGACGGCATCAGCCTGGCGCAGACCGCCGAAGGCGCACTGGGCGAGGTCAGCAACATGCTGCAGCGCATCCGCGAACTGAGCGTCCAGTCGGCGTCGGGCACCTACGGCACGGATGACCGGGCCAACCTGCAGGCCGAAGTTTCGCAGCTCACGTCGCAGATCAGCGACACGCTGGCCAACACCAAGTTCAATGGCGTTCCGCTTTTCGACACGACGTTAGGCGATTCGACCAAGGCAGCTGGCACTGCCGGCAATGGCACCAAGACGACGATCCAGACGGGCGCCGACTCGGGCCTGACGGTCGACATCAATATCGGCAACCTGTCGACGGTCGGCAGCAACTATACGACCGCCAAAGGCAAGCTGACGACGGTGGTCGCGAGCGGTGGAGCCGCGGGCACCAACGTCAACGACACGCGCACCGTTTCGAAGGACGACTACGCCAAGGGCGCAAAGCTCGGCGGCGCGACCGTGACCGAAGCCGACATCGGGACGGTTAAGACGCTGCAGACCGGCGACAACTATTTCGAAGCGGACGCATCGACCGGCACGACCGCGACGAAGACGCTCAGTGGTATTGCCACCCAGTTCGACGTCGGCACCGCTGCAAAGGCATCCGCTACGCTCGGCAATGTCGATACCTTCCAGAAGACGGTCAGCACGGTTCGTGCGAACCTCGGTGCCGCGCAGAACCGCCTGCAGTCGGTCGTCAACAACCTGACCACCAACTCGACCAACCTGTCGGATGCGAAGAGCCGCATCGAAGACGCCGACTTCTCGACCGAGACGACGGCGCTCGCGAAGGCGCAGATCCTCAGCCAGGCGTCGACGGCGATGCTCGCCCAGGCGAACCAGAGCCAGCAGGGTGTCCTGAAGCTCCTCCAGTAA
- a CDS encoding sigma-54 interaction domain-containing protein: MRSIFPSAAVSQRKYALVSGLRAQGFGVGSFESGQPGPGDLFLVAEGEAPPAPARTVIIGDEGRHVVPSRDGNPARIAFGHEDAAVGNGFARALVAGPDMPTAADPESLALLALAERVAQADITVLINGPTGTGKEVLARAIHNNSPRRNGPFIAINCAALPETMLEALLFGHQKGAFTGASSGGEGFFRAADGGTILLDEIAEMPLQLQAKLLRVLQEREVVPIGASVPQSIDVRVVACANRDLQGEVAAGRFRADLYYRLSVFPLSTKPLAERPQDIPALAATMILRHAGARTVVPWPTAEAVEQLIRHDWPGNVRELENVIQRALLFAGGDTIEASHIVFDRPVSFTFHREPAPVTQLFPQALAPALPVEPATLGNVVQMSEFQAIREMLAACGGSRIETARRLGISERTLRYRLAKAREQGDDLARPLSMAGAA, translated from the coding sequence ATGCGTTCGATCTTTCCTTCCGCTGCCGTGTCGCAGCGCAAATACGCGCTCGTGTCGGGGCTTCGCGCCCAGGGCTTCGGCGTCGGGTCCTTCGAATCGGGCCAGCCAGGCCCCGGCGACCTGTTCCTCGTCGCCGAGGGCGAGGCGCCGCCGGCGCCGGCGCGTACCGTCATCATCGGTGACGAAGGACGCCATGTCGTCCCCTCGCGCGACGGCAATCCGGCGCGAATCGCCTTTGGCCACGAAGATGCGGCGGTCGGCAACGGCTTTGCCCGCGCGCTGGTCGCGGGTCCGGACATGCCCACCGCGGCCGATCCCGAAAGCCTCGCGCTGCTGGCGCTCGCCGAGCGAGTCGCGCAGGCCGACATCACCGTCCTGATCAACGGACCGACCGGCACCGGCAAGGAGGTGCTGGCGCGCGCGATCCACAACAACTCGCCGCGCCGCAACGGCCCGTTCATCGCGATCAACTGCGCCGCGCTGCCCGAGACGATGCTGGAAGCGCTGCTGTTCGGCCATCAGAAGGGCGCGTTCACGGGCGCATCCTCCGGCGGCGAAGGCTTTTTCCGCGCCGCGGACGGCGGCACGATCCTGCTCGACGAGATCGCCGAGATGCCGCTTCAGCTGCAGGCCAAGCTGCTCCGCGTCCTTCAGGAGCGCGAGGTGGTGCCGATCGGGGCGTCCGTGCCGCAGTCGATCGACGTCCGCGTCGTGGCCTGTGCCAACCGCGATCTGCAAGGCGAAGTCGCCGCCGGCCGGTTCCGCGCCGATCTGTACTACCGCCTGTCGGTCTTTCCACTCTCGACCAAGCCGCTGGCCGAGCGTCCGCAGGATATCCCCGCGCTCGCCGCGACGATGATCCTGCGTCACGCCGGCGCGCGCACCGTGGTGCCGTGGCCGACGGCCGAGGCTGTCGAGCAGCTGATTCGCCACGACTGGCCGGGCAACGTCCGAGAGCTGGAAAACGTGATCCAGCGTGCGCTGCTGTTCGCCGGCGGCGACACGATCGAGGCGAGCCACATCGTGTTCGACCGCCCGGTCAGCTTCACCTTCCACCGCGAACCCGCGCCGGTGACGCAGCTGTTCCCGCAAGCGCTGGCACCCGCGCTGCCGGTAGAGCCGGCGACGCTGGGCAACGTCGTGCAGATGAGCGAATTCCAGGCGATCCGCGAGATGCTGGCCGCATGCGGCGGCAGCCGGATCGAAACCGCCCGCCGCCTCGGCATCTCCGAACGGACGCTGCGCTACCGGCTCGCCAAGGCGCGCGAACAGGGTGACGACCTCGCCCGGCCGCTTAGCATGGCCGGTGCCGCATGA
- the fliF gene encoding flagellar basal-body MS-ring/collar protein FliF has protein sequence MSTALATTSPSGLPEKFANPLLQIKGVLAQPAVRRSLPMAMLVALIGAAALAWMTLSTPTQKTLFTGLTDADKQAVTSALTQANITSHIDDGTGALTVDEDQFSKARMLLAGQGLPKQAPGGYAILDQLPMGVSRAVEGERLRQARETELARSIEDIDAVAEARVHLATPEASVFVRDNASPSASVVVKLQGGRALSQSQVQSIINLVASSVPGMKPESVTIVDQMGALLSKPGAGGADADGDARLEMQRKTEDKVRQQLVQLLTPLVGAGNFTAEVQADINLDETQATRESYEKQGALRAETGNWTGNQANAPTTPGGIPGALSNTPPPASQLQAPQAANGASGAPATDPAPVAGGAAPNPNKQSDSFQRAYDLGKEVSVTRQTPGSVKRLSVAVLLRDPEKTRRTAMEIGQITDLVKSAVGFDQTRQDQVTVISRKFADAADAATGPAWYDNAWLPVLARNATAIVIALLVLLLGVRPLAKGLMKKREEATPALAGPAAADTAADGITVHESVSLDRLEASQTVDDRIGAVRGFTRDNPARAALAIRDMIKADAK, from the coding sequence ATGAGCACTGCACTCGCCACCACCTCGCCCTCGGGCCTGCCCGAGAAGTTCGCCAATCCGCTGTTGCAGATCAAGGGCGTGCTCGCCCAGCCGGCCGTGCGCCGCAGCCTGCCGATGGCGATGCTCGTCGCGCTCATCGGCGCGGCGGCGCTCGCCTGGATGACCCTGTCGACGCCGACGCAGAAGACGCTGTTCACCGGCCTGACCGACGCCGACAAACAGGCGGTAACGTCCGCGCTGACGCAGGCGAACATCACCAGCCATATCGACGACGGCACCGGTGCGCTGACCGTCGACGAGGATCAGTTCAGCAAGGCGCGGATGCTGCTGGCGGGCCAGGGCCTGCCCAAGCAGGCACCCGGCGGCTATGCGATCCTCGACCAGCTGCCGATGGGCGTCAGCCGTGCGGTGGAGGGCGAACGCCTGCGCCAGGCGCGGGAGACCGAACTCGCCCGCTCGATCGAGGATATCGACGCCGTCGCCGAGGCGCGCGTGCATCTGGCCACGCCCGAGGCGTCGGTGTTCGTGCGCGACAACGCTTCGCCCTCCGCCTCCGTGGTCGTCAAGCTGCAGGGCGGTCGCGCGCTCAGCCAGAGCCAGGTGCAGTCGATCATAAACCTGGTCGCCAGCTCGGTGCCGGGGATGAAGCCCGAGAGCGTCACCATCGTCGACCAGATGGGCGCGCTGTTGTCGAAGCCCGGTGCCGGCGGCGCCGATGCCGATGGCGACGCGCGGCTGGAGATGCAGCGCAAGACTGAGGACAAGGTGCGCCAGCAGCTGGTGCAGCTGCTGACCCCGCTGGTCGGCGCCGGCAATTTCACCGCCGAGGTGCAGGCCGACATCAACCTCGACGAGACGCAAGCGACGCGCGAGAGCTACGAAAAGCAGGGCGCACTGCGTGCCGAGACCGGCAACTGGACCGGCAACCAGGCGAATGCGCCGACGACGCCCGGCGGCATCCCCGGCGCGCTCAGCAACACGCCGCCACCTGCCAGCCAGTTGCAGGCGCCGCAGGCCGCCAACGGTGCCTCCGGTGCGCCGGCGACCGATCCGGCTCCCGTGGCCGGCGGCGCCGCGCCCAACCCCAACAAGCAGAGCGACAGCTTCCAGCGCGCCTACGACCTCGGCAAGGAGGTGTCGGTGACGCGCCAGACACCGGGATCGGTCAAGCGCCTGTCGGTCGCCGTGCTGCTGCGCGATCCGGAAAAGACGCGCCGTACCGCGATGGAGATCGGCCAGATCACCGACCTGGTGAAGAGTGCGGTCGGTTTCGACCAGACGCGTCAGGACCAGGTGACCGTGATCAGCCGCAAGTTCGCCGACGCTGCCGACGCCGCCACCGGCCCGGCCTGGTACGACAATGCCTGGCTGCCGGTGCTGGCCCGCAATGCCACCGCGATCGTCATCGCGCTGCTGGTGTTGTTGCTCGGCGTCCGGCCGCTCGCCAAGGGACTGATGAAGAAGCGCGAGGAGGCGACGCCCGCGCTGGCCGGTCCGGCCGCTGCCGACACCGCCGCGGACGGCATCACCGTGCATGAATCGGTCAGCCTCGATCGCCTCGAGGCGTCGCAGACGGTCGACGACCGGATCGGCGCGGTCCGCGGCTTCACCCGCGACAATCCCGCCCGGGCGGCGCTCGCCATCCGTGACATGATCAAGGCCGACGCCAAGTGA
- a CDS encoding LON peptidase substrate-binding domain-containing protein: MPPVRLSIFPLPGALLFPGMHLPLHIFEPRYRAMVSDAMARDRRIGMIQPMTMGATGSTGGGDASDLYEIGCVGRIAEVEALDDGRYNLVLEGVALFRVLRELDVTTQFRQVEAELLPIDADDALSLGRRSSLELESRRFADAQGYAVDWEAVGRLDDESLVNGIAQIAPFDTAAKQALLEAPDIETRAELIIQLMQFFGRHDGEDKVTLQ; encoded by the coding sequence ATGCCGCCCGTCCGCCTGTCGATCTTTCCGCTGCCGGGGGCGCTGCTGTTCCCCGGCATGCACCTGCCGCTGCACATCTTCGAACCGCGATACCGCGCGATGGTGAGCGATGCGATGGCGCGCGATCGGCGGATCGGCATGATCCAGCCGATGACCATGGGCGCGACGGGATCGACCGGCGGCGGTGACGCATCGGATCTGTACGAGATCGGCTGCGTCGGCCGGATCGCCGAGGTCGAGGCGCTGGACGATGGCCGCTACAATCTGGTGCTGGAGGGCGTCGCGCTGTTCCGCGTGCTGCGCGAACTGGATGTGACGACGCAGTTTCGCCAGGTGGAGGCCGAATTGCTGCCGATCGATGCCGACGACGCGCTGTCGCTCGGGCGGCGTTCGTCGCTGGAACTCGAATCGCGCCGCTTCGCCGATGCCCAGGGTTATGCGGTCGACTGGGAAGCCGTCGGTCGGCTGGACGATGAAAGCCTGGTCAACGGCATCGCCCAGATCGCCCCATTCGACACCGCGGCGAAACAGGCGCTGCTGGAGGCGCCCGATATCGAGACCCGGGCAGAGCTTATCATCCAGTTGATGCAGTTCTTCGGTCGCCACGATGGCGAGGACAAGGTGACGCTGCAGTGA
- a CDS encoding tetratricopeptide repeat protein has translation MSPAEKQAVEDFRRDVVEPSMTSLVIIDFWAEWCGPCKALGPTLDKIADAYADKGVVLAKIDTDKNQFIAAQFQIKSIPTVYAMFQGQLVADLTSARTESQLRVILDQLLKQLPIEAPGAEAAAEIEPLIAMGEDVLASGDTERALSIFDQLFDMAPDNPAILSGRIRALVAAGLTDDAQAAIDALPADIKDAGIDRAKAALALAQSAQPVEDFAGLSAEVAGNPDDHDRRFALANAQMAAGDRDGAADNLLHIIAADRGWNEDAARQQLLKLFEVVGLEDPWVSAQRRRLSAILFG, from the coding sequence ATGTCGCCAGCCGAAAAGCAGGCGGTCGAGGATTTCCGTCGCGACGTCGTCGAACCATCGATGACGTCCCTCGTCATCATCGATTTCTGGGCGGAATGGTGCGGGCCGTGCAAGGCGCTGGGACCGACCCTGGACAAGATCGCCGACGCCTATGCCGACAAGGGTGTGGTGCTGGCCAAGATCGATACCGACAAGAACCAGTTCATCGCCGCCCAATTCCAGATCAAGTCGATCCCGACAGTCTATGCGATGTTCCAGGGCCAGCTGGTCGCCGACCTCACCAGCGCGCGCACCGAATCGCAGCTGCGCGTGATCCTGGACCAGTTGCTGAAACAATTGCCGATCGAGGCACCGGGTGCGGAAGCGGCCGCCGAGATCGAGCCGCTGATCGCGATGGGCGAAGATGTGCTCGCCAGCGGCGATACCGAACGCGCGCTGTCGATCTTCGACCAGTTGTTCGACATGGCGCCGGACAATCCCGCGATCCTGTCGGGTCGGATCCGTGCGCTGGTCGCCGCCGGACTGACCGACGATGCGCAGGCGGCGATCGACGCCCTGCCCGCCGACATCAAGGATGCCGGTATCGACAGGGCGAAAGCGGCGCTGGCGCTGGCGCAAAGCGCGCAGCCGGTCGAGGACTTCGCCGGCCTGTCCGCCGAGGTCGCCGGCAATCCCGACGATCACGACCGCCGCTTCGCCTTGGCGAACGCCCAGATGGCGGCGGGCGATCGCGACGGCGCCGCGGACAATCTGCTCCACATCATCGCCGCCGATCGCGGCTGGAACGAGGATGCGGCACGGCAGCAGTTGCTCAAGCTGTTCGAAGTCGTCGGGCTGGAGGATCCCTGGGTATCGGCACAGCGCCGCCGCCTGTCCGCGATCCTGTTCGGATGA